A single region of the Pseudomonas mandelii genome encodes:
- a CDS encoding SMI1/KNR4 family protein — translation MEEIIEQLREANEPVPVPLELPDEDQIVEIEEQLFIDIPFVFREFLLTVSDVVYGSLEPVTVTDPQSHTYLPDVAANAWDAGVDRSMIPICQDGDNYYLVEEDGTVVLWLAEEELVAEETWESVWHWARDVWLES, via the coding sequence GTGGAAGAAATCATCGAACAACTGCGTGAAGCCAACGAACCGGTACCGGTCCCCTTGGAGCTGCCTGACGAAGACCAGATCGTGGAAATCGAGGAACAACTGTTCATCGACATTCCCTTCGTCTTCAGAGAGTTTTTGCTGACTGTCAGCGACGTTGTCTACGGCAGCCTGGAGCCGGTGACCGTCACCGACCCGCAATCCCACACCTACCTGCCAGACGTTGCTGCCAACGCCTGGGATGCGGGTGTTGATCGCAGCATGATCCCGATCTGCCAGGACGGCGACAATTACTACTTGGTCGAAGAAGACGGCACCGTGGTGCTGTGGTTGGCCGAAGAAGAGCTGGTCGCCGAAGAAACCTGGGAATCGGTTTGGCACTGGGCGCGGGACGTCTGGCTGGAAAGCTGA
- a CDS encoding Tim44 domain-containing protein, with protein sequence MKRFLSIAMALCIGLTMSLDANAKRFGGGKSSGAAPTHQTSQMAPSSAAGGAAATAGAAGAAGAAAKAGGASRWLGPLAGIAAGGLLASMFMGDGFQGMQIFDILIMAVIAFLIFRFIAARRRKQQEHLAPAGAPMQREVFEQKPAGMGSIFGGSAAPAAARPVINAPAWFNEQNFIEAARNHFQSLQQHWDSNEMDKIAEFVTPQLLEFLKRERADLGEGFQSTYIDNLNVQLDGVDDRADKTIATLTFTGVSKTSRFDQGEVFSESWNMERPQGENQPWLVAGIRQNG encoded by the coding sequence ATGAAACGTTTTCTTAGCATCGCCATGGCGTTGTGCATCGGCCTGACGATGAGCCTCGACGCCAACGCCAAGCGCTTTGGTGGCGGCAAGAGCTCCGGCGCTGCGCCGACTCACCAGACCAGCCAAATGGCTCCTTCTTCTGCCGCCGGTGGTGCTGCTGCCACTGCGGGCGCGGCCGGTGCCGCTGGCGCTGCCGCCAAGGCCGGCGGAGCTTCGCGCTGGCTCGGCCCTCTGGCCGGCATCGCTGCCGGTGGCCTGCTGGCCTCCATGTTCATGGGCGACGGCTTCCAGGGCATGCAGATCTTCGACATCCTGATCATGGCTGTCATTGCGTTCCTGATCTTCCGCTTCATCGCCGCTCGTCGTCGCAAGCAACAGGAGCACCTGGCTCCAGCTGGCGCACCGATGCAACGTGAAGTGTTCGAGCAGAAGCCAGCCGGCATGGGTTCGATCTTCGGCGGCTCGGCGGCACCTGCTGCCGCTCGTCCGGTAATCAACGCGCCAGCCTGGTTCAATGAACAGAACTTCATTGAAGCGGCCCGCAACCACTTCCAGTCCCTGCAGCAACACTGGGACTCCAACGAAATGGACAAGATCGCCGAGTTCGTGACCCCGCAATTGCTGGAGTTCCTGAAGCGTGAACGTGCCGACCTCGGCGAAGGTTTCCAGTCCACCTACATTGATAACCTCAATGTTCAACTGGACGGCGTGGATGATCGTGCCGACAAGACCATCGCCACCCTGACCTTTACCGGTGTGTCGAAGACTTCGCGTTTCGACCAGGGCGAAGTGTTCAGCGAAAGCTGGAACATGGAACGTCCGCAGGGCGAAAACCAGCCTTGGCTGGTGGCCGGTATCCGCCAGAACGGCTGA
- the uvrD gene encoding DNA helicase II, which produces MRDDLSLLLNSLNDAQRQAVAASVGRQLVLAGAGSGKTRVLVHRIAWLIQVENASPHSILSVTFTNKAAAEMRHRIEQLMGINPAGMWVGTFHGLAHRLLRAHWQEAGLSQTFQILDSDDQQRLVKRVIRELGLDEQRWPARQAQWFINGQKDEGLRPQHIQASGDLFLATMRSIYEAYEAACLRAGVIDFSELLLRALDLWRDHPGLLAHYQKRFRHILVDEFQDTNAVQYAWLRLLAKGGDSLMVVGDDDQSIYGWRGAKIENIYQYSDDFPDAETIRLEQNYRSTAGILKAANALIANNTGRMGKELWTDGGEGEAINLYAAFNEHDEARYVVETIESALKTGLARSDIAILYRSNAQSRVLEEALLRERIPYRIYGGQRFFERAEIKNAMAYLRLLEGRGNDAALERVINVPARGIGEKTVEAIRDHARHSDVSMWEAMRLLVANKGLTGRAAGALGAFIELIENLAAKCMEMPLHLMTQTVIEQSGLIAYHEAEKGEKGQARVENLEELVSAARNFENAEEDEDLTPLAAFLGHASLEAGDTQADEHEDSIQLMTLHSAKGLEFPYVFLVGMEEGLFPHKMSLEEPGRLEEERRLAYVGITRAMQNLVMTYAETRRLYGSETYNKVSRFVREVPKGLIQEVRLSNSVSRPFGGGQQQSSSSLFGGSEIPDTGFSLGQAVRHSVFGDGVILNFEGAGAQARVQVNFSEGSKWLMLGYAKLEAI; this is translated from the coding sequence ATGCGCGATGATCTCTCCCTTCTGCTGAACTCCCTCAACGATGCCCAACGCCAGGCCGTAGCTGCCTCCGTGGGTCGTCAGTTGGTCCTGGCCGGTGCTGGTTCCGGTAAAACCCGAGTGCTAGTGCACCGTATCGCCTGGTTGATCCAGGTCGAGAACGCCTCGCCCCACTCGATCCTGTCGGTGACCTTCACCAATAAGGCCGCTGCCGAGATGCGTCATCGCATCGAGCAGCTGATGGGTATCAACCCGGCCGGCATGTGGGTCGGCACCTTCCACGGCCTGGCGCACCGCTTGCTGCGGGCGCACTGGCAGGAAGCCGGCCTGAGCCAGACCTTCCAGATTCTCGACAGCGACGACCAGCAACGGCTGGTCAAGCGGGTGATCCGCGAGCTGGGGCTGGACGAGCAACGCTGGCCGGCCCGCCAGGCTCAGTGGTTTATCAACGGGCAGAAAGACGAAGGTCTGCGCCCACAACACATTCAAGCCAGCGGCGATCTGTTCCTGGCCACCATGCGCAGCATTTATGAGGCCTACGAGGCCGCTTGCCTGCGCGCCGGTGTTATCGACTTCTCCGAATTGCTGCTGCGTGCCCTCGACCTGTGGCGCGATCACCCGGGCCTGCTGGCCCATTACCAGAAGCGCTTCCGGCACATTCTGGTGGATGAGTTCCAGGACACCAACGCCGTTCAGTACGCCTGGTTGCGTCTGCTGGCCAAGGGCGGCGACAGTTTGATGGTGGTGGGCGACGACGATCAGTCGATCTACGGCTGGCGTGGCGCGAAAATCGAGAACATTTATCAGTATTCCGACGATTTCCCGGATGCCGAGACCATTCGTCTGGAGCAAAACTACCGCTCCACCGCCGGGATTCTCAAGGCTGCCAACGCCCTGATCGCCAACAACACCGGGCGCATGGGTAAAGAACTGTGGACCGATGGCGGCGAAGGCGAAGCGATCAATCTGTACGCCGCGTTCAACGAGCACGATGAAGCACGCTACGTGGTGGAAACCATCGAAAGTGCGCTGAAAACCGGCTTGGCACGTAGCGATATCGCGATTTTGTACCGCTCCAACGCCCAATCGCGCGTTTTGGAAGAAGCGTTACTGCGCGAGCGCATTCCGTACCGCATCTATGGTGGGCAGCGCTTCTTCGAGCGCGCCGAAATCAAGAACGCCATGGCCTACCTGCGTTTGCTGGAAGGTCGCGGCAACGATGCGGCGCTGGAGCGGGTCATCAACGTTCCGGCCCGTGGCATCGGCGAGAAAACCGTTGAAGCGATTCGCGACCATGCGCGCCACAGTGACGTATCGATGTGGGAAGCCATGCGCTTGCTGGTCGCCAATAAAGGCCTGACCGGGCGTGCCGCTGGCGCGCTCGGCGCATTTATCGAGCTGATCGAGAACCTTGCCGCCAAGTGCATGGAAATGCCGCTGCACCTGATGACCCAGACGGTTATCGAACAGTCGGGGCTGATTGCCTACCACGAAGCGGAAAAAGGCGAGAAAGGCCAGGCCCGGGTAGAGAACCTTGAGGAACTGGTCAGCGCCGCGCGCAACTTCGAAAACGCTGAAGAAGATGAAGACCTGACGCCATTGGCGGCGTTCCTAGGCCACGCGTCGCTGGAGGCCGGTGATACCCAGGCCGACGAGCACGAAGACAGCATTCAGCTGATGACCTTGCACAGCGCCAAGGGCCTGGAATTCCCTTACGTGTTCCTCGTGGGCATGGAAGAAGGCCTGTTCCCGCACAAGATGAGCCTGGAAGAGCCGGGGCGTCTTGAAGAGGAGCGCCGTCTGGCTTACGTCGGCATTACGCGGGCGATGCAGAACCTGGTGATGACCTACGCGGAAACCCGACGCCTGTACGGCAGCGAGACTTACAACAAGGTGTCGCGTTTCGTGCGTGAAGTGCCGAAAGGCCTGATCCAGGAGGTGCGGCTGTCCAACAGCGTCAGCCGTCCGTTCGGCGGTGGTCAGCAACAGAGCTCCAGCAGCCTGTTTGGCGGCAGCGAGATTCCGGACACCGGGTTCAGCCTCGGTCAGGCCGTGCGGCATTCGGTGTTTGGCGACGGCGTGATCCTGAACTTCGAGGGCGCCGGAGCCCAGGCCCGGGTGCAGGTGAACTTCAGCGAAGGCAGCAAGTGGCTGATGCTCGGTTACGCCAAGCTGGAAGCTATTTAG
- a CDS encoding EAL domain-containing protein has product MTLSSDLSGPSVEPRVIRKQYAMEMAVERTRLLYQGSLLPTLFMLINGLVCAALLWSPQRYFIVSVWLIWLLSLVALRVIQVAAFDSAIPNRQAHPVWRRMFLLGSAMTGLTLAGAGIALVPADNFMQQAWVFGLIGAAALSASVAYAVSLPAFLSFTLPCLLPAIAYLFWGGDEQGQGWGWFGLILLGALSVVAWQVNRLIDSGLLRRFQNQALIEHLQQAQSCGDQLNHELAKEIDHRRCAEDKLREAQVELENRVAQRSLELDAANQALSKSEARLALALKASELGLWDWNLQTDEVHHTQLQELFGLEPEFVTAMLSHLKPRLHPEDLPSLRRALVEHLKGRSEDYQIEYRVRHGDGHWVWIEDRGRAVERSENGRVIRMVGTRRDISASKGQEEQRQLAATVFEAASEGIVIFDPNYALIAVNQAFSRVTGYDIDDMIGRNVVELPCSRDARRHYGAIHHALEQHGTWQGELVETRKNGELYPQWLQLNAVRDARGKVSHIVGFFADLSARRESEERMRYLTHYDELTGLANRSLFRERLREAHQRVRQGGRRSLALLHINLDRFKLLNDSLGHEVADQLLQKMARRLVNALPEADTIARLSGDEFAVIFDAYGNLSSLARVATRLSTKLRLPITVDGHELVVSASMGISMLPDTAREISALVSQSNIAMQHAKHLGGNNFQFYTESLQASTLERLQLENQLRKAIEEKQLQVYYQPKLCLATGRLNAAEALVRWDHPTMGRVPPAEFIGLAEETGLIGPIGEFVLRQACWQACEWQRQGLEPIRVSVNLSVHQLRQGKLVSLVRQVLEETGLAPHYLELELTESQLLDSVEHIIATFQQLRDLGVKLAIDDFGTGYSSLSYLKRIPVDYVKIDQAFIRGLGQGSEDAAITRAIIAMAHGLSLKVVAEGVERAEQLEFLKAERCDEVQGYLISRPVEADDLAALLGEDAKPL; this is encoded by the coding sequence ATGACCCTCAGCTCCGACCTGTCGGGCCCTTCTGTGGAGCCCCGGGTTATCCGCAAACAGTACGCCATGGAAATGGCGGTCGAGCGCACGCGCCTGCTCTACCAGGGCTCGCTGCTGCCTACGCTGTTCATGCTGATCAACGGGCTGGTCTGTGCCGCACTGCTCTGGAGTCCGCAGCGCTACTTCATCGTCAGTGTCTGGCTGATCTGGCTTCTATCGCTGGTGGCCCTGCGGGTGATTCAAGTCGCGGCCTTCGATTCGGCCATTCCCAATCGCCAGGCCCATCCGGTCTGGCGTCGCATGTTCCTGCTGGGCTCCGCCATGACAGGCCTGACCCTGGCCGGTGCCGGCATCGCTCTGGTTCCCGCTGATAATTTCATGCAGCAAGCCTGGGTATTCGGCCTGATCGGCGCCGCCGCCCTGTCGGCCAGCGTTGCGTATGCGGTCAGCCTGCCGGCATTCCTGTCCTTTACCTTGCCCTGCCTGTTGCCGGCCATCGCCTATCTCTTCTGGGGGGGAGATGAACAAGGCCAGGGTTGGGGCTGGTTCGGGCTGATTTTATTGGGCGCGTTGAGCGTGGTGGCCTGGCAGGTCAACAGGTTGATCGACAGCGGCTTGCTACGGCGCTTTCAGAATCAGGCCCTGATCGAGCATCTGCAGCAGGCGCAAAGCTGCGGCGACCAGCTCAATCACGAGTTGGCCAAAGAGATTGATCATCGCCGGTGCGCCGAAGACAAGTTGCGCGAAGCCCAGGTCGAGCTGGAAAACCGGGTCGCCCAGCGCAGCCTCGAACTGGACGCGGCCAACCAGGCCCTGAGCAAGAGCGAAGCGCGACTGGCGCTGGCGTTGAAGGCCAGTGAACTCGGGCTGTGGGACTGGAACCTGCAAACTGACGAAGTCCATCACACCCAACTTCAAGAGTTGTTCGGCCTGGAACCGGAATTCGTCACCGCGATGCTCAGCCACCTCAAGCCTCGCCTTCACCCCGAAGACTTGCCGTCGCTGCGTCGTGCCCTGGTCGAGCATTTGAAAGGCCGCAGCGAGGATTACCAGATCGAATACCGGGTGCGGCACGGCGACGGTCACTGGGTCTGGATCGAGGACCGTGGACGAGCGGTCGAGCGCAGCGAAAATGGTCGGGTGATCCGCATGGTCGGCACCCGCCGCGACATCAGCGCGAGCAAGGGGCAGGAAGAACAGCGCCAACTGGCGGCGACGGTGTTTGAGGCGGCCAGCGAAGGCATCGTGATTTTCGACCCCAATTACGCGCTGATCGCGGTCAATCAGGCTTTCAGCCGGGTCACCGGCTACGACATCGACGACATGATCGGGCGCAACGTCGTCGAGTTGCCGTGCAGCCGCGATGCGCGCAGGCACTACGGCGCGATCCATCATGCGCTGGAACAGCACGGCACGTGGCAGGGCGAGCTGGTGGAAACCCGCAAAAACGGCGAGCTCTATCCACAGTGGCTGCAACTCAACGCTGTTCGGGATGCTCGGGGAAAGGTGAGCCATATTGTTGGCTTCTTCGCCGATCTGTCCGCTCGACGGGAATCCGAAGAGCGCATGCGCTATCTGACCCATTACGATGAACTCACGGGCCTGGCCAACCGTTCGCTGTTCCGCGAACGGCTGCGCGAGGCTCATCAGCGGGTGCGTCAGGGTGGGCGTCGCAGCCTGGCACTGCTGCATATCAACCTGGATCGTTTCAAGCTGCTCAATGACAGCCTTGGGCATGAAGTCGCTGACCAGTTGCTGCAGAAAATGGCCCGACGGCTGGTCAACGCATTGCCCGAGGCGGACACCATCGCGCGGCTTTCCGGTGACGAATTTGCGGTGATATTCGATGCCTACGGCAACCTGTCGAGCCTGGCGCGCGTGGCGACCCGGTTGTCGACCAAACTGCGTTTGCCGATCACCGTCGATGGCCATGAACTGGTGGTCAGCGCCTCGATGGGCATCAGCATGTTGCCGGACACCGCCAGGGAAATTTCCGCGCTGGTCAGCCAGTCGAACATTGCCATGCAGCACGCCAAACACTTGGGCGGCAACAACTTCCAGTTCTACACCGAGAGCTTGCAGGCCAGCACCCTTGAGCGATTGCAGCTTGAAAATCAGCTGCGCAAAGCGATCGAAGAAAAGCAGTTGCAAGTCTATTACCAGCCGAAACTTTGCCTCGCCACCGGGCGCCTGAACGCTGCCGAAGCGTTGGTGCGCTGGGATCATCCGACCATGGGGCGTGTGCCGCCCGCTGAATTTATCGGCCTGGCGGAGGAAACCGGGCTGATCGGTCCGATCGGCGAGTTCGTGTTGCGCCAAGCCTGTTGGCAGGCCTGCGAATGGCAACGGCAGGGGCTTGAGCCGATTCGCGTGTCGGTCAATTTGTCGGTGCATCAATTGCGCCAGGGCAAGTTGGTCAGCCTGGTGCGACAGGTACTGGAAGAAACCGGCCTGGCGCCGCACTACCTGGAGCTCGAACTCACCGAAAGCCAGTTGCTGGACAGCGTCGAGCACATCATCGCGACGTTCCAGCAGCTGCGGGATCTGGGCGTGAAACTGGCGATCGACGATTTCGGCACGGGCTATTCGTCCCTGAGTTATCTAAAGCGCATTCCCGTGGATTACGTGAAGATCGATCAGGCGTTTATCCGCGGTCTGGGGCAGGGCAGCGAGGACGCAGCGATCACCCGGGCGATCATCGCCATGGCGCATGGCTTGTCGCTGAAAGTGGTGGCTGAAGGTGTGGAGCGCGCAGAGCAGCTGGAATTCTTGAAAGCCGAGCGCTGCGATGAAGTGCAGGGTTACCTGATCAGCCGTCCAGTCGAGGCCGATGACCTGGCGGCGCTTTTAGGTGAGGACGCAAAACCCTTGTAA
- the hexR gene encoding transcriptional regulator HexR has translation MNLLQHIAQSRHLLRKSELKVADHVLLDPAAVMHSSMADLAHSVGISEPTIVRFCRAIGCSGFQDLKLKLAQSLAAGASFGQFAIHEDDSVADYSLKIFDTTLHTLMEVREKLDPVELQRAVSLMSQAQRVEFYGFGASGAVAADAQHKFFRLLLTAAAYSDPHMQAMSAVTLKPTDVAICISQSGRSKDLLITANLVRESGASLITLCPSQTPLAELSTVNLAIDVHEDTEIYTPLTSRIAHLVVIDVLAMGVAMARGPSLVNHLKSVKRSLRSLRLSPKSVKALDD, from the coding sequence TTGAATCTGCTGCAACACATCGCCCAGTCACGCCACCTCTTACGCAAGTCGGAGCTCAAGGTCGCCGACCACGTGCTGCTTGATCCGGCGGCGGTGATGCACAGCTCCATGGCCGACCTGGCCCATAGCGTGGGCATCAGTGAGCCGACCATCGTGCGCTTCTGCCGCGCCATCGGTTGTTCCGGTTTCCAGGACTTGAAACTCAAGCTCGCGCAGAGCCTTGCGGCAGGTGCGAGTTTTGGTCAGTTTGCGATCCATGAAGACGATTCGGTCGCGGACTACAGCCTGAAAATCTTCGACACCACCCTGCACACCTTGATGGAGGTTCGCGAGAAGCTCGATCCGGTGGAATTGCAGAGGGCTGTGTCGCTGATGTCCCAGGCCCAACGCGTCGAGTTCTACGGCTTTGGCGCGTCGGGCGCGGTGGCGGCGGATGCCCAGCACAAATTCTTCCGTTTGCTGCTGACTGCGGCGGCGTATTCCGATCCGCACATGCAGGCGATGTCTGCGGTCACCTTGAAACCGACCGATGTGGCGATCTGTATTTCCCAGTCCGGGCGCTCCAAGGATTTGTTGATCACCGCTAACCTGGTGCGCGAGAGCGGCGCCTCGTTGATCACGTTGTGCCCGAGCCAGACGCCGTTGGCCGAGCTGTCGACCGTCAACCTTGCGATTGATGTGCATGAAGACACTGAAATCTACACGCCGCTGACCTCGCGTATCGCTCACCTGGTGGTGATCGACGTATTGGCGATGGGCGTGGCCATGGCGCGCGGGCCGAGCCTGGTCAACCACCTCAAGAGCGTCAAACGCAGTCTGCGCAGCTTGCGGCTGTCGCCCAAATCAGTGAAAGCCCTCGACGACTGA
- a CDS encoding PA3496 family putative envelope integrity protein, translated as MAQPYEERNSAVKTRRQQEDQRRMEFRRAIEDRCERRQLLAEIGDFSDLELNYWQAAPATSRRNAQPGR; from the coding sequence ATGGCCCAGCCCTACGAAGAACGCAACAGCGCCGTCAAAACCCGTCGCCAGCAAGAAGACCAGCGCCGCATGGAATTTCGCCGCGCCATCGAAGATCGCTGCGAGCGCCGCCAGTTGCTGGCCGAGATCGGCGATTTTTCTGATCTGGAACTCAACTACTGGCAGGCAGCTCCCGCAACTTCCCGTCGAAACGCTCAACCAGGGCGCTGA
- a CDS encoding LysR family transcriptional regulator: protein MRKSLMRMTLRQLQIFNEVCDLRSYSRAADEMSLTQPAVSLQIRQLEELIGQPLFDYVGKKLYMTEAAEALQRASRDIFGRLENLDMQLSDMQGSLQGQLKLAVESSAKYFVPHLFAAFKRQHPEVNLQLTVVNRGQVIRRLSDNRDDLVIMSMVPQDMGLEFLPFLNNPIVAVAPPDHPLCHMGPLRLQDLEPYTLLLREPGSGTRMACEEYFKEKRVHFNQTQEVSSAEAQRECVLAGLGVALLTRHALNLELATGGLIELPVEELPLYRSWCLVQAKAKRLSPVAHAFLAFIRSERVQISALVERFDGKLRELPASS from the coding sequence ATGCGTAAGTCATTGATGCGTATGACATTGCGTCAATTGCAGATCTTCAATGAGGTCTGTGATTTGAGGTCGTACAGCCGGGCAGCCGATGAAATGTCCCTCACCCAACCGGCCGTCAGCTTGCAGATTCGTCAGCTTGAGGAGCTGATTGGTCAGCCTTTGTTCGATTACGTCGGCAAAAAACTCTACATGACGGAAGCCGCCGAAGCACTACAGCGTGCCAGTCGAGACATTTTCGGGCGCCTGGAAAACCTCGATATGCAGCTGTCGGACATGCAGGGATCGTTGCAGGGACAGCTGAAACTGGCGGTGGAATCCAGCGCAAAGTATTTCGTCCCGCACTTGTTTGCTGCGTTCAAGCGTCAGCATCCGGAAGTGAATCTGCAACTGACGGTGGTCAACCGAGGGCAGGTGATCCGTCGATTGTCTGATAACCGCGACGACCTGGTGATCATGTCCATGGTGCCGCAGGACATGGGGCTGGAATTCCTGCCGTTCCTCAACAACCCGATCGTGGCCGTGGCGCCACCGGACCATCCGCTGTGTCACATGGGGCCGCTGCGCCTGCAAGACCTCGAGCCTTACACCCTGCTGCTGCGCGAGCCCGGCTCTGGAACGCGTATGGCGTGCGAAGAGTATTTCAAAGAGAAGCGCGTGCACTTCAACCAGACGCAGGAGGTCTCATCGGCCGAAGCCCAGCGTGAATGTGTGCTGGCGGGTCTGGGCGTCGCGCTGTTGACGCGCCACGCCCTGAACCTTGAGTTGGCGACCGGCGGATTGATCGAGTTACCGGTCGAAGAACTGCCGCTGTACCGCAGCTGGTGCCTGGTGCAGGCCAAGGCCAAACGGCTGTCGCCGGTGGCCCACGCATTCCTTGCGTTTATCCGCAGCGAACGGGTGCAGATCAGCGCCCTGGTTGAGCGTTTCGACGGGAAGTTGCGGGAGCTGCCTGCCAGTAGTTGA
- a CDS encoding acetyl-CoA carboxylase biotin carboxylase subunit: protein MIKKILIANRGEIAVRIVRACAEMGIRSVAIYSDADRHALHVKRADEAHSIGAEPLAGYLNARKLVNLAVETGCDALHPGYGFLSENAELADICAERGIKFIGPSAEVIRRMGDKTEARRSMIKAGVPVTPGTEGNVADIAEALVEGDRIGYPVMLKATSGGGGRGIRRCDSREELEQAFPRVISEATKAFGSAEVFLEKCIVNPKHIEAQILGDSFGNVVHLFERDCSIQRRNQKLIEIAPSPQLTPEQRAYIGDLSVRAAKAVGYENAGTVEFLLAEGEVYFMEMNTRVQVEHTITEEITGIDIVREQIRIASGLPLSVKQEDIQHRGFALQFRINAEDPKNNFLPSFGKITRYYAPGGPGVRTDTAIYTGYTIPPFYDSMCLKLVVWALTWEEAMDRGLRALDDMRLQGVKTTAAYYQEILRNPEFRSGQFNTSFVDSHPELTNYSIKRKPEELALAIAAAIAAHAGL, encoded by the coding sequence GTGATAAAAAAGATCCTGATCGCCAACCGTGGTGAGATTGCCGTACGAATCGTGCGTGCCTGCGCCGAGATGGGCATTCGCTCGGTCGCGATCTATTCCGACGCCGATCGCCATGCCTTGCATGTGAAGCGTGCGGATGAGGCCCACAGCATCGGTGCCGAGCCATTGGCCGGTTACCTGAATGCGCGCAAGCTGGTGAATCTGGCGGTCGAAACCGGTTGTGATGCCTTGCATCCCGGCTATGGTTTCCTGTCGGAAAACGCTGAACTGGCGGACATTTGCGCCGAGCGCGGCATCAAGTTCATCGGTCCATCGGCTGAAGTGATTCGCCGCATGGGCGACAAAACCGAAGCCCGTCGCAGCATGATCAAGGCAGGCGTACCCGTCACCCCGGGGACCGAAGGCAACGTCGCGGACATCGCCGAAGCCCTGGTCGAAGGCGACCGCATCGGTTATCCGGTCATGCTCAAGGCCACGTCCGGTGGTGGTGGCCGGGGTATTCGTCGTTGCGACAGCCGTGAAGAACTCGAACAAGCCTTCCCGCGCGTCATTTCCGAAGCCACCAAGGCCTTCGGTTCGGCGGAAGTGTTCCTGGAAAAATGCATCGTCAACCCGAAACACATCGAAGCGCAGATCCTCGGCGACAGCTTTGGCAACGTGGTGCACCTGTTCGAGCGTGATTGCTCGATCCAGCGCCGTAACCAGAAGCTCATCGAAATCGCGCCAAGCCCGCAACTGACCCCGGAACAGCGCGCCTACATCGGCGACCTGTCTGTGCGCGCAGCCAAGGCCGTGGGCTACGAGAACGCCGGCACCGTGGAGTTCCTGCTCGCCGAGGGCGAGGTGTACTTCATGGAGATGAACACCCGGGTGCAGGTGGAACACACCATCACCGAAGAAATCACCGGGATCGACATCGTCCGTGAGCAGATCCGCATTGCGTCCGGCCTGCCGCTGTCGGTGAAACAGGAAGACATCCAGCACCGCGGTTTCGCGCTGCAATTCCGGATCAACGCCGAAGACCCGAAAAACAACTTCCTGCCGAGCTTCGGCAAGATCACCCGTTACTACGCGCCCGGCGGCCCCGGCGTGCGCACCGACACGGCCATCTACACCGGCTACACCATTCCGCCGTTCTACGACTCCATGTGCCTGAAACTGGTGGTGTGGGCGCTGACTTGGGAAGAAGCAATGGACCGTGGCTTGCGCGCCCTCGACGACATGCGTCTGCAAGGGGTCAAGACCACTGCCGCGTACTACCAGGAAATCCTGCGTAACCCTGAATTCCGTAGCGGCCAGTTCAATACCAGCTTCGTTGATAGCCACCCTGAACTGACCAACTACTCGATCAAGCGCAAACCCGAAGAGCTGGCCCTGGCCATCGCCGCCGCCATCGCCGCCCACGCAGGCCTGTGA